ATCCAGCGCGCAAATTCAGATGGAACAGGCCTTATCGATCTTTTCACTGAAGTGGCGAACCCATTTGGAATCGCGATATATGCCCTAGAGAATGCGATTTTCTGGGCTGCGGCAGAGGCTGGCGCAATTCAGGCTGGTAGTTTGGATGGCGGGCCGATCTGGACAGCCGTTAGTAGTATCGGTTCACCTCGGGACGTTGAGATCGATTACAATAAGTCACTCTTCATACCCGAGCCCGCCACGCGCGCCCTCCTCGGCCTCGGCCTCGCCGGGCTCGGCGTGGCTCGTCGGTTCAAGTCAACCGCAAAGAATGAAACGCCATGAAAGCAAAAGTGCTTGCAGCGCGATTCGCCGCCATTTTTGTCTTGGGGTTCACGTGGACTGCCAGTGCCTACGCTGCCGTCTTTCACTTCGAAGGAGCGGTCAACGGCCAAGCGATGTCGTTTTCTACGATCGGGTTTTCCGACCTCTTGGGCACGGAAGCGCTCTTTTACAGTTTTGATGAGTCAATAATAGAACTGTCACCATTCGTTTTACTGACTACGCCAATCGTTCCTGGAGCTACTTCTCTTGGAAGTGATATCCGGCATGTTGCTCAATGCTGCGATGGCAGGGTCTATTTTTACAATGAAAACGTCGGCGGGTACAATGCGACGACACTTGAATATTACGGTCATCAGTTAATTATAA
This DNA window, taken from Pirellulales bacterium, encodes the following:
- a CDS encoding PEP-CTERM sorting domain-containing protein — protein: MKAKVLAARFAAIFVLGFTWTASAYAAVFHFEGAVNGQAMSFSTIGFSDLLGTEALFYSFDESIIELSPFVLLTTPIVPGATSLGSDIRHVAQCCDGRVYFYNENVGGYNATTLEYYGHQLIIRLESSSTIYDNIGVSNAFTYDEVTAYFQNFTFDGSTEAIEERTRVLGFLTLTQVDLGNDPPNQAFPPVPVPEPATLALLGLGLAGLGVARRRRAA